In a single window of the Candidatus Neomarinimicrobiota bacterium genome:
- the secF gene encoding protein translocase subunit SecF, giving the protein MRLLTNVNIDFLGKRKIAAIISGVVIAAGLVSLLVKGGPALAIDFTGGTLAQLKFSTAIDMGNIRERLLDYGFSRPSLQQFGAENEILVRIPVEETGETLSQQLREALTGMDFEIRRLEAVGSKIGGELRGKALSSVLFALLGILIYISLRFDRYYALGAVVALAHDVLITLGVFSILNLELDLAIIGAFLTIVGYSLNDTIVVFDRIRENVKIHRKADFFITVNKSVNETLSRTIITSLTTFVVVLVLYLSGGEVIKYFAFALIVGVVVGTYSSIYVASPLMALLEVRAQARASK; this is encoded by the coding sequence ATGCGCCTGCTAACGAATGTCAATATCGATTTCCTGGGTAAACGGAAAATTGCCGCTATCATCTCCGGTGTGGTCATAGCCGCCGGATTAGTCTCATTACTCGTGAAAGGGGGACCCGCCCTGGCCATTGACTTTACCGGCGGAACACTGGCCCAGCTGAAGTTCTCTACAGCAATTGATATGGGCAATATCCGGGAACGCCTGCTGGACTACGGATTCAGCAGACCCTCCCTGCAGCAGTTTGGTGCTGAGAATGAGATTCTCGTGCGGATACCCGTCGAAGAGACCGGCGAAACACTGAGCCAGCAGCTTCGGGAGGCCTTGACCGGCATGGACTTCGAAATCCGCCGACTGGAAGCCGTGGGATCGAAAATCGGCGGGGAGCTGCGGGGCAAGGCCCTGTCGTCCGTCCTGTTCGCCCTCCTGGGCATCCTGATCTACATCTCCCTGCGGTTCGATCGCTACTACGCCCTCGGAGCGGTGGTTGCCCTGGCCCACGACGTACTCATCACCCTGGGGGTATTCTCCATCCTCAACCTGGAGCTGGACCTGGCTATCATCGGCGCTTTCCTGACCATCGTGGGCTATTCCCTCAACGATACCATCGTGGTATTCGACCGCATCCGGGAAAATGTCAAGATCCACCGGAAGGCTGATTTCTTCATCACCGTGAACAAGTCGGTAAATGAGACCCTGAGTCGTACGATCATCACCTCTTTAACCACCTTTGTGGTGGTGTTGGTCTTATATTTGTCTGGCGGTGAGGTGATTAAGTACTTTGCATTCGCCCTGATCGTGGGCGTTGTGGTGGGAACTTATTCTTCCATCTATGTGGCCAGTCCCTTAATGGCCCTTCTGGAGGTCAGGGCCCAGGCCCGGGCCAGCAAGTAA